In Nicotiana tabacum cultivar K326 chromosome 10, ASM71507v2, whole genome shotgun sequence, the DNA window TTGTTCCAAGTCAAACTACGGTACATAAATTGAAACGCACCGGTTCCCCCTTCACATTTTCTTGTACTTTGTTTACTTGGAGAATGTTGTAAAGAATTTAAAGAATCTTATGATCTGGTTCTGTGGTTTTGGTCATTGAGTATTAGAAGAAATCTTTTTCTGGATTCTTCGTAAGAGTTCCTATATTTCTTTGCATTCTGATTTTTTCCCAGAACAGGATTACTAAAGTTACCGTTTGATTGGATTCAAGGACATCAAGTGGTCAAATTTATTCATTGAATTACTGGCAAAAGATGTACTTGTTACCTCTTTCTAGATCCCTGATAAACAAATACTTGTAGTAGAGACCTTTTCATTTATAGCCAATACCTTATGAGTAATCACGCATTTCTACTTAAATGACTATTCTCTAACTGGAGGTCAGTATTGGAGCATATATAATTTCTATCACCATGACCTGCGTAGGAACAGATAAGTTTTTCGAGAAGTTCCTATACTTGTAAGCTTTAGCATATGATTTGTACCAACTATGTTAGATATAAGAGCATGTTTTTGGTGTTTTCTGTTGGTAATATTGGTGGATTTGTTTCCTTCTTTTTATTCATCACGTCTAGATTATTACTTTGATTGCCTCCAGGTAGTTTCCATCGAATACGTAGGGCTTTTAAGTATGGGGCCTGCAAGCTTGGGCGCATTCTTTTGTCACCATCTGATAAAGTTGCCAATGAGATCAAGAAGTTCTTTGCAAACACCCTTGAGAGGCATGGATGCAAACATTTTGCTCATTTACAGAATTCTGGCCCAAATTTTGATGATGAAGGCACATTTTCTTCATTGTTCCCTGCTGAATTTTATTGTGAGGATGACATTCTGCTCAAATTTTCAGAGGGTGATTTGGAGAATGATAATGTGGAAATGGTTTATAAATATTCAATACCAAGATCTGCACTGGAGAGTAACTCGATGAATGGGGTTTTGTCATGTATGGTGTCAGGAAATGGCTACTTTTTAGATGGGCAAGCAGTATCAGGACTTTGTCTATCTAGAGATGGAAATGATCTTGCAGCTTGTATTTCTGCAAATCTGAATGTTATGAATGGTACATCTGAGTGTTCAGGTACAGGAAATAACATCAGTTCTCCTTCTGGGAAGCAATACAGCACTACTTATTGTAACTTCAGTGAACCAAGTGCTGGACATGGGAACTGTGGGCCTGGAAGTTTGTGCCAGAGTGACTTATCTGATTGTATTGATGAGAAGTTGGGCTctgatttttgggtagaaaccaGAGATAACCCTCTGGAGAGCAGCAGCATATACCAGTCAGGTACAGAGTATAGCGAGGACATCTGGTCTGGTGGTTCAGCAATCTCGAGCCCAAAGACCAGCATTTTAGAAAGTTTATCCCTTGATATACGAGAAAAGGACTCTGCTAGCTTGGCTGGAGATATGGAAGCTATAAATCCTTTAGGCGACCTAAATGGGGACTATGATAGCCATATACGCAGTTTGCTTTATGGACAATGTTGCCATGGGTTTTCTTTGTCAGCACCTGCACTGTCCAATTATCCATCGTCACCATCTTGGTTTCAAAGTGAAAACTTCTGGCATACTGTCCAACAATCAATGCCGCAGAGACATCAACCTTTCTCGCAAATGAATATGAATAATATGCTTGTGTGTCCAACTGTTCAACTTTCTTGTTACTCTCTACCATCTACTGCTATGTTAAGTTCCGAAGTGAAAGAATCGGCACAGGGAACAGGCACTTACTCTCTGAATACGGTATTTGTTTCCTCCTTTTTCTGCAGGCTTCTCTTTCCTCTTTTTTCACGTATTTCAGTTTCTCTAAGTATGCCAGTCTTCCCTTTCTAAAGCTTGGGGTCTTTTTGATTTGattctcctcttttttcttttaggaATGTCTGAGCATATTTAATATGCAAGGCTCTGTTTTCGTCAATAATTTTTGTGAAGCTCCATTTTTGTAAAGATTTTATTTGGATGTCTTGCAGAATTATTCTTGTCCGGAGATACCTAAAGGATGGGACCGGAATCTGGCATCCGGAACTTATACTCAGTTGTACATGTATAATAGCAACCACATTAACGGTTGGGTTCCTGCTTTTTCTGAAACTAACTATTCGGGAAAATGCATCCAAGAGGTTTCAGGTGTACAATCTACTGTTCAAAGTCATGGGGAGTTTGCTGTACCGGGCCAACCTCATCATATTAATGGTTGGGTTCCATCTTTTTCTGACACTAACTCTTTGGGAAAATGCACCCAAGAGGTTTCAGGTGTACAATCTACTGTTCAAAGTCATGGGGAGTTTGCTGTATCGGGCCAACCTCATCATATTAATGGTTGGGTTCCTGCTTTTTCTGACAGTAACTCTTTGGGAAAATGCACGCAAGAGGTTTCAGGTGTACTATCTACTGTTCAAAGTCATGGGGAATTTGCTGTATCAGGCCAACCTCATCACATTAATGGTCGGGTTCCTACTTTTTCTGAGACTAACTCTTCGGGAAAATGCACCCAAGAGGGTTCAGGTGTACAATCCATTGTTCAAGGTCATGGGGAGTTTGCCATATCGGGCCATTCTCATCGCCATATTGATAATTCTCATGCCAATGATTTCTCAAGATCATGTAGACTAGAATTTGGATCTGTGGGGAAGCTTACCAAGGATGTGCTTACACACTCCTCGGACGATGTGCTCCCGGTCCCGAGTGTCTCGCGCAGTGTGTCATGTTCAAAACCAGCATTGGGTAAAAATGACAGGTAGGATGACAATGTTATGTTATTGTTGGACTTGTGGGAAGTAGTTTGGTCCTTTGAACTTTGTTGCCGGAAAAGCTATCTAAAGCACTTTCTGATTTGGGCTTTCAGGACTTCAGGTCATTTATTCCGCCTTAAGAATGAAGATGAGTTCCCTACTCTGTCCCTGTGAAAGTTGTAGACTGATTTTCGACTTGTCTAGAGACTGAATGGGAATTTGTACCATAGATGTTAACAGAAACAGAGATTCTAGGCAGACAGGAGATAGAGACTGGGGAGATAAAGTTATAGATACTAAAGCAGAGTATGTCTTTTTGACTCTTTCTTGGCTTTATTAAGTACATTACTAATTTTCTCGGTTGTTGTGccataatatttatataaatGTAAAAAAGGTAGGGGAAAAAAAGCTCATTGTACAGTTCTTTTGGCAGTATACCCTCACTGTGAATGTGATAATTCCTGATTATCGCGTTCAGAGGTTCAGGACAGATTGTAGCCGCTTGGCACTGTCTTCTTAGTTACTACATCTTTTGGGATAATTCATCATCAATCTTGTGGGTTTTGTGTGTTATGTTGTGGATAATTCCATGATATTGGATAGAATATTTGATAAAGAACACAATGGGAAGTGAGCCTTGTGTTTCATTTGACCGTCATGCATTAATGCTAATAACTGTGACTGCTGCATAGCATATTATTGATGAATTCTTAGTACTGCATtagtacctttttttttttaataaaaagatttaaaTCGGAATTAGATGGACTTGTAACTCATTCTCGGTACCAAGGCATCAACTTCTTGGGTCTACATTGTAGGATCTAAATATTGGTCTTTCTTTGTGAGAAGATAAAACAAGCTACTTGATGTTTCAACCCTTCTAACTAGTGTTTATTTCTTCTATAGGGTTCTAAGTGTAAATTGAAGATCTTATGCTAGGATTAGTTATCCtggtattattttttatccactgtttggtatgttgtatttaaaatgataattgcataatttctaagaaggtataagttatcccgacactaattaccccaccctctacatggtataagttatcccggtactaattttaatcccgggataacttataccaggtttgctaaccaaacaaagtattaaggtggtattaattttttatatcagcactataccttcttatacctcataccaaacgaccccttagatgTTTCATAAATGCTACCGTGTTGTTGGAACAAGAACAACAAGCTTTGCTAGAGAGTCAATGGTTTAGTTTGACCGGTTATTCCAACAAATTGTATAATActaaattttccaataaaaataaACTTTTTTCAACGGTCGAATCATCTCGAATTCTCTTAGGTTAACTTTAAGacctcaaaaaaaaatattacttactTCCTCCTTTCCAATTTATTTGGTGTTTGATTGGGCATATGAAAGAAATAGTTTTGAAGTGGTTTAAAATAAGCTAAAGAAATTTTTGTAGCTATATATATCATCAGATTAAgagtaaaatagtaatttaaagtGAATTGTTGCTATACGAAACAATATTATTCTTCTTGGAATGGATTGAAAAGGAAGAGTGTTACATAAATTAGTACAGAGGAAGTACTAGTAATTTCATATGTTAATTAAACTATTGACATTTAGCATAACATGGAAAGTTGCAATTCTCATATtagaaataatagatgaaatgAGCTATATATGCTTGCTTTAACAAGTGTTTTTATGATAGTTTTTTAGGTGTATTGTATTTTACCGTCGAGGTACATCGTTTGGAAGTACTAATTTTTGTTGGTATTGTTCGATTGAATgtatattaattattttctttcatgCCCGTATTGTTTATAAAGTTATAAACGAGTCATTTGACATACCTTCTTCTTGAAATACTGTAATTGGTATATCTCCAACAATGGAAACATTAGCTATCACATTTATATACCCAAAAGAATTTAACTGTAATCCCATTAAGTCTAGTCATGAGCTAACTAGAATGCACAAAAGAATACAATCTGC includes these proteins:
- the LOC107820077 gene encoding uncharacterized protein LOC107820077, whose product is MGSCGGTNSPVTIMEQRWSLLSSPDPMSISEDRWLLAEETIQEVVNCIHPTLDTEEKRKDVIDYVQRLIRCSLGCEVFPYGSVPLKTYLPDGDIDLTALSSNYGEEALARDVLAVLQEEENRENAEFDVKDAQFIDAEVKLVKCLVQNTVIDISFNQLGGLCSLCFLEQIDRFVGKNHLFKRSIILAKAWCYYESRILGAHHGLISTYALEILVLYIFHMFHSSLSGPLEVLYRFLDYYSKFDWDIYCVSLNGPVRKASLPDIVVDMPDNVRNNVLLSEEFLRNCMEMFSVPSRDVEMNTRAFQQKYLNIIDPLKENNNLGRSVHRGSFHRIRRAFKYGACKLGRILLSPSDKVANEIKKFFANTLERHGCKHFAHLQNSGPNFDDEGTFSSLFPAEFYCEDDILLKFSEGDLENDNVEMVYKYSIPRSALESNSMNGVLSCMVSGNGYFLDGQAVSGLCLSRDGNDLAACISANLNVMNGTSECSGTGNNISSPSGKQYSTTYCNFSEPSAGHGNCGPGSLCQSDLSDCIDEKLGSDFWVETRDNPLESSSIYQSGTEYSEDIWSGGSAISSPKTSILESLSLDIREKDSASLAGDMEAINPLGDLNGDYDSHIRSLLYGQCCHGFSLSAPALSNYPSSPSWFQSENFWHTVQQSMPQRHQPFSQMNMNNMLVCPTVQLSCYSLPSTAMLSSEVKESAQGTGTYSLNTNYSCPEIPKGWDRNLASGTYTQLYMYNSNHINGWVPAFSETNYSGKCIQEVSGVQSTVQSHGEFAVPGQPHHINGWVPSFSDTNSLGKCTQEVSGVQSTVQSHGEFAVSGQPHHINGWVPAFSDSNSLGKCTQEVSGVLSTVQSHGEFAVSGQPHHINGRVPTFSETNSSGKCTQEGSGVQSIVQGHGEFAISGHSHRHIDNSHANDFSRSCRLEFGSVGKLTKDVLTHSSDDVLPVPSVSRSVSCSKPALGKNDRTSGHLFRLKNEDEFPTLSL